One genomic window of Arachis stenosperma cultivar V10309 chromosome 10, arast.V10309.gnm1.PFL2, whole genome shotgun sequence includes the following:
- the LOC130957304 gene encoding pectate lyase-like isoform X2, protein MNKTESRRNLMKIKRRNRRFICEATNPIDGCWRCDPNWARNRFRLAECAKGFGRRAKGGLGGPIYVVTDESDNDMINPRPGTLRYGVLLRGPVWIIFARSMLINLKQELIVTSDKTIDGRGANIQIRGGAGLTLQFVNNVIIHGIRIKGVRSRSGGMIRSSADHIGLRMRSDGDGITIFGSSNIWIDHISMSDCEDGLIDVVAGSTGITISNCHMTKHNDVMLFGADDRFTRDKIMQVTVVFNHFGQGLIQRMPRCRFGFFHVLNNDYTHWLMYAIGGSSNPTILSQGNRFIAPNNMAAKEVTHRDYARPEEWANWQWRSENDLFMNNARFVESGAPITNLPFRGFLMTPRHGSHANRLTSYAGALTCVVGRPC, encoded by the exons ATGAACAAAACTGAATCAAGGAGGAATCTGATGAAGATAAAGAGAAGGAACAGACGTTTTATCTGTGAAGCCACCAACCCCATAGACGGTTGTTGGAGGTGCGATCCCAATTGGGCCAGAAACCGCTTCAGGCTGGCGGAGTGCGCAAAGGGATTCGGAAGAAGAGCCAAGGGAGGCTTAGGCGGCCCAATCTACGTCGTCACTGACGAATCCGACAACGACATGATAAACCCTAGACCCGGAACCCTAAGATACGGAGTCCTCCTGAGGGGACCAGTGTGGATCATATTTGCAAGAAGCATGTTGATCAACTTGAAGCAAGAGTTGATCGTGACCTCCGACAAGACGATCGACGGGCGCGGCGCCAACATTCAGATCAGGGGCGGCGCCGGGCTAACGTTGCAGTTCGTGAACAATGTTATCATTCATGGGATTCGCATCAAGGGAGTGAGGTCCAGATCTGGTGGCATGATAAGGTCAAGTGCAGATCATATTGGTCTGAGGATGAGGAGTGATGGTGATGGCATCACCATCTTTGGGTCAAGCAACATTTGGATCGATCATATCTCCATGTCTGACTGCGAGGATGGCCTCATCGATGTTGTTGCCGGTTCCACTGGCATCACCATCTCAAATTGCCATATGACCAAACACAACGAT GTGATGTTGTTTGGAGCTGATGACAGATTCACAAGGGACAAGATCATGCAAGTGACCGTGGTATTCAACCACTTCGGACAAGGATTGATTCAAAGGATGCCGAGGTGCAGATTCGgattcttccatgttcttaaCAACGACTACACTCACTGGCTCATGTACGCCATTGGAGGAAGCTCAAACCCAACAATTCTAAGCCAGGGCAACCGCTTCATCGCTCCAAACAACATGGCGGCCAAGGAGGTCACCCACCGCGACTACGCCAGGCCCGAGGAGTGGGCCAACTGGCAGTGGCGCTCGGAGAATGACCTCTTCATGAACAATGCCAGGTTTGTTGAGTCTGGAGCTCCAATTACCAATCTACCCTTCAGGGGGTTCCTCATGACCCCTCGACATGGTTCTCATGCTAATAGACTCACTAGTTATGCTGGTGCTCTTACTTGCGTTGTTGGCAGGCCTTGCTAG